One window of Marinobacterium aestuarii genomic DNA carries:
- a CDS encoding AAA family ATPase: MKLHKLKLSAFGPFAGNESIDFSQLGENPLFLIDGPTGAGKSSLLHAVCYALYGETTDAERKELGIRCDNADPDVLTELKLEFSIRGQRYRIHRVPTQVRPARRGDGETEQKATAHLVRIADDGTEETLVPKKKTEADVHIRAILGLTTDQFRQVMVLPQGKFRELLLAKSDDRQEILSTLFQTEVYKRIEQLLKDKAGDIERQHRRFEESKTEALHEIHIADVDALLEAIAQSSTTLAERESAKAKADTFKRAEEAKLKAAEALQKRFEEQETKQTDLKTHQERKPEVDEARVRIQRAEKAAAIAPLWQTLQGLDQQIRVQDVETKAANSAVNQAKLEADEAVRSLQEMEKRYESRDELKATETRLAGYRKTLEGYESLKAAVQKANLAHQKALSRVEALDHEMASIDKTLEGQIEEIEVLGKQIGQKAECIELQIAAKRRLDTRVKLEAAAAYLATREKAVRVAQAALEEADRSYKQANTNADRLEMTWFTNQAAVLAQKLQLDQPCPVCGSSEHPHPAEFPEDIEKVNQDAVDQARRDASDCLNARYSSETQLTECVSAVQHQRKLITELESELGENATHTVDELTQAHRELEKRLQQICKSEQQLETVKANRKTEETKRIPLDTERTSLNKGMPELSAAKAAAENQLANAEKELPEAYRSLDALNRAILDTVQAIKKLETDYQGAQKRQAEASNAASAAQSNLKALNKQLQDLQTRRTTQSSLWQRVLSDSEFENQADFETSVLEETTTEELRTTVKGYDDKLRSLNSQLELIAQQLADQQPPDMASLEANHKASETAYQEAEKAWTEAQQAKALLNRTLAKIRSLETQQQAVQRQYEVVGKMAKAAGGRGDVRVSLERFVLGNLLDSVLSVASQRLHAMSRGQYRLVRQNEADQKRTMTAGLDLAIDDAYSGKTRPVATLSGGESFMASLALALALSDVVQQRSGGIQLDTLFIDEGFGSLDQESLQLAINTLVELQSSGRTIGIISHVSELKEQMPLRIDVSSSRAGSTVRMSCLP, encoded by the coding sequence ATGAAGCTGCATAAACTGAAACTGTCTGCCTTCGGTCCCTTCGCCGGCAATGAGTCCATCGATTTCTCGCAACTTGGTGAGAATCCGCTGTTCTTGATCGATGGCCCGACCGGGGCAGGAAAATCATCTCTTCTGCATGCGGTCTGCTATGCCCTCTATGGTGAAACGACCGATGCCGAGCGAAAAGAGCTCGGTATCCGGTGCGACAATGCAGATCCCGATGTACTCACGGAGTTGAAGCTCGAGTTCAGCATCCGTGGACAGCGTTATCGTATTCATCGAGTGCCGACACAAGTGCGCCCGGCCCGACGAGGTGATGGCGAAACGGAACAGAAAGCTACCGCACACCTGGTCCGAATTGCAGATGATGGGACTGAAGAGACGCTGGTCCCCAAGAAGAAAACAGAGGCCGATGTCCATATCAGGGCGATACTGGGCCTGACCACTGATCAGTTCCGTCAAGTCATGGTGTTACCGCAGGGGAAGTTTCGTGAGCTGCTGTTGGCGAAATCTGACGACCGCCAGGAAATCCTGTCGACGCTATTTCAGACCGAGGTCTACAAGCGCATCGAGCAGCTATTGAAGGACAAAGCGGGCGACATAGAGAGACAACACAGAAGATTTGAAGAGAGTAAGACCGAAGCACTGCACGAAATCCACATTGCCGATGTTGACGCTTTACTGGAGGCCATTGCTCAGTCATCCACTACTTTGGCGGAAAGAGAGAGCGCAAAGGCAAAGGCGGACACCTTCAAACGAGCTGAAGAGGCGAAGCTGAAAGCAGCTGAGGCATTGCAGAAACGCTTTGAAGAGCAGGAGACCAAGCAAACAGATCTGAAGACTCATCAGGAACGCAAGCCCGAAGTCGACGAGGCTCGAGTGCGAATCCAGAGAGCGGAGAAAGCCGCTGCCATCGCGCCGCTCTGGCAGACGTTGCAGGGACTGGATCAGCAAATTCGGGTTCAGGACGTCGAGACTAAAGCGGCGAATAGTGCGGTGAATCAGGCGAAGCTTGAAGCTGATGAAGCCGTGAGAAGCCTGCAGGAAATGGAAAAACGTTACGAATCGCGTGATGAACTGAAGGCTACGGAAACTCGTCTTGCAGGCTACCGGAAAACGCTGGAAGGCTATGAGTCGTTAAAGGCAGCTGTTCAGAAGGCTAACTTAGCGCATCAAAAAGCCCTGTCCAGGGTTGAAGCGCTCGATCACGAGATGGCCAGTATCGACAAGACTCTCGAGGGTCAGATTGAAGAAATCGAAGTGCTCGGTAAACAGATCGGGCAGAAGGCAGAGTGCATTGAGCTGCAGATTGCGGCTAAGCGTCGACTAGACACTCGAGTTAAGCTGGAGGCCGCAGCGGCATATTTGGCAACGCGCGAAAAAGCCGTGCGCGTGGCCCAGGCGGCACTAGAAGAAGCAGATAGAAGCTATAAGCAAGCGAACACCAACGCCGATCGGCTGGAGATGACCTGGTTTACCAATCAGGCTGCAGTGCTTGCGCAAAAGCTGCAGCTGGACCAACCCTGTCCTGTGTGCGGTAGCTCCGAGCATCCTCACCCAGCTGAGTTTCCAGAAGACATAGAGAAGGTCAATCAGGACGCAGTTGATCAGGCGCGAAGAGATGCGAGCGACTGCCTGAATGCTCGGTATTCATCGGAGACGCAGCTAACTGAGTGCGTAAGTGCAGTACAGCACCAGAGAAAGCTCATTACTGAGCTGGAGTCGGAGCTGGGCGAAAATGCCACACATACGGTAGATGAGTTAACGCAGGCTCATCGTGAGCTGGAGAAGCGCTTGCAGCAGATTTGCAAGAGCGAACAGCAGTTAGAAACCGTAAAGGCAAATAGAAAGACAGAGGAGACCAAGCGGATCCCGCTGGATACGGAACGCACCAGTCTCAATAAGGGTATGCCGGAACTGAGTGCTGCGAAAGCGGCAGCCGAGAACCAGTTGGCAAATGCCGAGAAAGAATTGCCTGAAGCATACCGGAGCCTAGATGCGCTGAACCGGGCCATCCTAGATACCGTTCAGGCAATCAAAAAACTTGAAACAGACTACCAAGGGGCCCAGAAACGGCAGGCCGAAGCTTCAAATGCTGCTTCCGCAGCACAATCGAATCTGAAGGCACTCAACAAGCAGCTGCAAGACCTGCAGACGCGTAGAACGACTCAGTCCAGCCTTTGGCAAAGGGTGCTGTCGGATAGCGAGTTTGAAAACCAAGCAGATTTTGAAACCAGTGTGCTGGAAGAGACGACGACTGAAGAATTGCGGACCACTGTAAAGGGTTATGATGACAAACTTCGTTCGCTGAACTCCCAGCTGGAACTGATCGCACAGCAGCTGGCGGATCAACAGCCACCGGATATGGCCTCACTGGAAGCGAATCATAAAGCTTCTGAAACCGCCTACCAGGAGGCCGAGAAGGCCTGGACAGAAGCTCAGCAAGCTAAAGCGCTGCTGAATCGAACATTAGCGAAAATTCGTTCCCTGGAAACACAGCAGCAAGCGGTGCAGCGGCAATACGAAGTGGTTGGCAAAATGGCCAAGGCTGCCGGAGGAAGAGGTGACGTCCGGGTTAGCCTGGAGCGTTTTGTCCTTGGCAACCTGCTCGATTCGGTGCTCAGCGTCGCGAGCCAGCGCCTGCATGCCATGAGCAGAGGCCAGTACCGTCTCGTGCGTCAGAACGAAGCGGACCAGAAGCGGACCATGACCGCCGGGCTGGATCTGGCCATCGATGACGCTTACAGCGGCAAGACCCGGCCGGTTGCCACCTTATCGGGTGGTGAATCTTTCATGGCTTCGCTTGCATTGGCGCTGGCGTTGTCCGATGTGGTGCAGCAGCGCTCCGGGGGAATCCAGCTCGACACCCTGTTTATCGATGAAGGCTTCGGAAGCCTGGATCAGGAGTCATTGCAGTTAGCTATAAACACTCTTGTTGAGCTGCAGTCCAGCGGGCGGACCATTGGCATCATCTCTCATGTGTCGGAGCTGAAAGAGCAGATGCCGCTGCGGATTGATGTTAGTAGCTCGCGAGCGGGGAGCACCGTAAGAATGAGCTGTCTGCCGTGA
- a CDS encoding exonuclease SbcCD subunit D, whose amino-acid sequence MPRFLHTSDWHIGRLFQNVSLLDDQLHVLKQIKSYAKEHGVDALVVAGDIYDRSVPPAETVDALSAFLADFTAELSIPVILISGNHDSAKRLRFGAQYMSGSGLHILGDILNVATPVTLETDSGPVHFYGIPYHDPVEVREAYGCDVKNYDEAHTYLARLAEQARTPGIPAVLISHCFIDGAEGCDSERQLSLGGADRVSYQPLQEFDYVALGHLHGPQYKGADHIRYSGSPLKYSFSEHRQQKGVILVELTDDGVIWEHLELIPKRDLRVLEGTLAELMEQGRRDPRQDDYILARLTDTQDLLEPMSQLRQVYPNTLELERTNFVISRGSQLVADVSSRRSEDQVFKDFFRQVMGGELTDEQNELLFEVITEARAGMEEQG is encoded by the coding sequence ATGCCACGATTTCTACACACTTCTGATTGGCATATTGGGCGGCTGTTTCAGAACGTATCGTTACTCGATGATCAGCTGCATGTTCTGAAGCAGATCAAAAGTTATGCGAAGGAACACGGTGTAGATGCCTTGGTCGTGGCTGGGGATATCTACGATCGCTCCGTTCCACCCGCTGAAACGGTTGATGCGCTGAGCGCATTTCTGGCCGACTTCACGGCTGAGCTTTCCATTCCAGTCATCTTGATATCCGGTAATCATGACAGTGCTAAACGATTACGATTCGGCGCTCAGTACATGTCCGGATCCGGCCTGCATATTCTCGGCGATATCCTTAACGTTGCGACTCCAGTAACGCTCGAGACGGACAGCGGCCCGGTCCATTTCTACGGCATTCCCTATCATGATCCGGTCGAGGTGCGGGAGGCTTATGGGTGTGACGTAAAGAATTATGATGAGGCGCACACGTATCTTGCGCGACTTGCCGAACAGGCACGGACTCCTGGCATTCCTGCTGTTTTGATCAGCCACTGTTTTATCGACGGAGCTGAGGGGTGTGACTCCGAGCGCCAACTCTCCCTTGGCGGGGCTGATCGTGTCTCCTATCAACCGCTGCAGGAGTTTGATTATGTGGCGCTGGGTCACCTGCACGGGCCGCAGTACAAAGGCGCCGACCATATCCGGTACTCGGGTTCGCCGCTGAAGTACTCGTTTTCAGAGCACCGGCAGCAGAAAGGTGTGATCCTGGTCGAACTTACGGACGATGGCGTGATTTGGGAGCACCTAGAACTGATTCCTAAACGTGACCTGCGAGTGTTGGAGGGAACGTTGGCCGAGCTGATGGAGCAGGGGCGCAGAGATCCTCGCCAGGACGACTATATACTCGCCCGCTTAACCGATACCCAGGACCTGCTGGAGCCAATGAGCCAGTTGAGACAGGTGTATCCCAATACGCTCGAGCTGGAAAGGACCAACTTCGTCATTTCCCGTGGCAGCCAGCTTGTCGCCGATGTCAGCAGTCGACGCAGTGAGGACCAGGTGTTCAAGGATTTCTTTCGGCAAGTGATGGGTGGTGAGCTTACTGATGAACAGAACGAGTTGCTGTTTGAAGTGATTACCGAGGCTCGTGCCGGCATGGAGGAACAGGGATGA
- a CDS encoding phospholipase D family protein: MSEIKFLGSGLKIKKKLTELISTQPDGEALLMLVAYWGIGIDDILEPGKTYKAVCNLTDGGTNPAIIEVLQHRDDIDIELRHQLRLHSKVVVGESGALVSSANISSNGLSLGEQSGNIEAGIFLSSATDPYNDVLAWAEEVWRSANEVDQETLRKAKEAYAKRNPSQPIPPKDEKPTDNAEEYEGAEAEVRLPTLSEYDLFAPEKINTNNILRTASTPLLNSYRKMTGRDVKGRDGWIAAYVVNLLWTHLGHSISWKLGTFHRPEQVVNRWRDEKVKDDTVKRFLRWITIENNSNSRISKVASHLLMTAWQKYTSGDK; the protein is encoded by the coding sequence ATGTCGGAAATAAAATTTCTCGGTAGCGGGCTCAAGATAAAAAAAAAGCTCACGGAGCTGATCTCTACGCAACCTGACGGCGAAGCTCTACTGATGCTGGTGGCTTATTGGGGCATCGGTATAGATGATATTCTTGAGCCAGGGAAAACTTACAAAGCTGTTTGTAATTTGACAGATGGTGGGACGAACCCCGCCATCATTGAGGTGCTGCAGCACCGGGACGATATAGATATAGAGCTGCGACATCAGCTGCGGCTGCATTCGAAGGTTGTGGTGGGCGAGTCGGGAGCGCTAGTTTCCTCTGCGAATATTTCGTCGAATGGTCTCTCGCTAGGTGAGCAATCAGGCAATATTGAGGCAGGTATTTTTTTATCGTCTGCGACTGATCCGTACAACGACGTGCTCGCCTGGGCAGAGGAAGTATGGCGGTCGGCTAATGAAGTCGATCAAGAAACCCTGCGTAAAGCGAAAGAGGCTTATGCCAAGCGGAATCCATCACAACCGATCCCCCCCAAAGATGAGAAGCCTACTGATAATGCTGAAGAATACGAGGGGGCTGAAGCTGAAGTCCGACTACCAACTTTATCGGAATATGACCTTTTTGCTCCTGAGAAGATTAATACAAACAATATACTCAGGACAGCTAGTACGCCGCTTTTGAATAGTTACCGTAAGATGACAGGACGTGATGTTAAAGGAAGAGATGGATGGATCGCTGCCTATGTGGTTAACCTGTTATGGACTCATCTTGGTCATAGCATTTCATGGAAGCTTGGTACATTTCACCGTCCTGAGCAAGTGGTCAATCGATGGCGAGATGAAAAGGTAAAAGATGATACCGTCAAGAGGTTTTTGCGGTGGATTACTATAGAAAATAACTCAAATAGCCGTATATCCAAGGTGGCTTCTCATCTGCTAATGACTGCCTGGCAAAAGTATACAAGTGGAGATAAATGA
- a CDS encoding PD-(D/E)XK nuclease family protein: MSVSIKIGLGLDGKLMMPHPAQAGLIVGGPSKVLAWLEAQLGLAVPDTGFTKRMLQYLACLKEVDSTSRFYHESLLVDPLGVARQILQWRDHLYLAAWDGGQLPHVSPRLTDIEAVEKLARDRVAFNEGQRVFRVIEALEVISLDIELEVCDPVTSFPAVWQRLLNYLEPHYQPFYAEIPAKSDSDLGRLQTALRSETSDAVQLEGDGSLILIRAPSRACSAEWLAHAIAEKLTAQSGQSIGLLCDGPADAVDLALKQVGVPQLAVGQASALRPVFQVLSLALELLWEPLNPQYLLAFLAHPVGPLPVRLRRPLAELVANEPGIGGEVWDACIEKMIESEIAKCDISEKVAGVEGKIRDQLAFWLMNERYSNSEGAPLEIVKERVRAISTWMGGYRQVLSQKSESEAEIELIGQAQSHLWECLEALDQLEQQNLSHIGANDLRRLINEVRGDGFTRPDVWPELSANLPTIDYAKDPACCISNQDLLVWWGMDAPHQPQHTGWNRSERAELCASGVEIDDVGETISWHANSWLRPLFAARSLLCLVIHDDAESKHPVLDLIKSRVRCIPEYDLQTLIQSTDEMENFPLAVTLRDQTALCLPSRTRIWQLPEGQLIPRRERESFSSLESFLLGPYQWVLRYPARLKTGALLEISDDNRLKGNLAHALFEAFFSRPEHAALHSLLLSDVREWSRSALNDLIATRGTVLLLPGRMAERERFIEDSTEALVALVQHLQAGDVVSVQLESEQDGTFTGGKLAGVLDMITTRRDGREAVIDLKWAGAKYRRESLREGTCLQLAIYAQLRLQDSGRMPDVGYFVISSRELLMFDSDYFPQAESIRPENNEGLLQIWQRLETTWKQRRQQLDRGMIEVNVSGTEPLGAFQLDENALTVPDTFESFNEFVALVGWEAEA; encoded by the coding sequence ATGTCCGTATCGATAAAGATAGGTCTTGGGCTAGATGGCAAGCTCATGATGCCTCACCCAGCACAAGCTGGTCTGATTGTTGGTGGACCATCTAAAGTTCTGGCGTGGCTGGAGGCGCAGCTCGGTCTTGCGGTACCAGACACGGGCTTCACAAAGCGGATGTTGCAATATCTGGCGTGTCTCAAAGAGGTGGATTCTACCTCACGGTTTTACCATGAGTCTTTGCTGGTTGACCCACTGGGTGTTGCAAGGCAGATACTTCAGTGGCGAGACCATCTGTATTTAGCAGCATGGGACGGTGGACAGCTCCCCCATGTATCGCCGCGCCTGACAGACATAGAAGCGGTTGAGAAACTTGCGCGTGATCGCGTCGCATTTAACGAAGGGCAACGGGTTTTTCGAGTTATTGAAGCGCTGGAGGTTATTTCTCTCGATATCGAGTTAGAGGTCTGCGACCCAGTAACAAGCTTTCCGGCTGTCTGGCAGCGCCTCTTGAACTATCTGGAGCCTCATTATCAGCCCTTTTATGCAGAAATTCCCGCGAAGTCGGACTCCGATTTGGGGCGGCTACAAACTGCATTGCGTTCCGAGACTTCAGATGCAGTTCAGCTGGAAGGTGATGGTAGTCTGATTTTGATTCGAGCGCCTTCTCGGGCATGCTCGGCTGAATGGTTGGCACACGCAATTGCGGAAAAATTAACGGCTCAGTCTGGACAAAGTATCGGCCTTCTGTGCGACGGTCCAGCTGATGCAGTTGATCTTGCATTAAAACAGGTTGGAGTTCCTCAGCTCGCAGTAGGTCAGGCGTCGGCACTGCGCCCCGTATTTCAGGTGCTGTCACTGGCACTGGAGTTGCTATGGGAGCCTCTCAATCCTCAGTACTTGCTGGCTTTCCTCGCTCATCCCGTAGGCCCATTACCGGTGCGACTCCGCAGACCTTTGGCTGAACTGGTAGCCAATGAGCCTGGTATCGGTGGAGAAGTCTGGGACGCCTGCATCGAAAAGATGATCGAATCGGAAATCGCTAAATGTGATATATCGGAGAAGGTTGCCGGCGTTGAAGGCAAAATTCGTGATCAATTAGCCTTTTGGCTGATGAACGAACGATACTCCAATTCCGAGGGGGCACCGCTGGAAATTGTCAAGGAACGAGTTCGAGCGATATCAACGTGGATGGGAGGGTATCGTCAGGTTCTAAGCCAGAAATCTGAATCGGAAGCGGAGATCGAGCTGATTGGCCAGGCACAAAGCCATTTATGGGAGTGCTTGGAAGCGCTAGACCAGTTAGAACAACAAAATTTGAGCCATATTGGTGCCAACGATCTGCGTCGCTTGATTAACGAAGTTCGCGGAGACGGATTTACCCGTCCTGACGTATGGCCCGAGCTATCGGCCAATCTGCCGACAATTGACTATGCAAAGGATCCAGCATGCTGCATTAGTAATCAGGATCTGCTTGTCTGGTGGGGAATGGATGCTCCACATCAGCCTCAGCACACAGGTTGGAACAGATCCGAACGTGCTGAGTTGTGCGCCAGTGGCGTTGAGATCGATGACGTGGGCGAAACCATCAGTTGGCACGCGAACTCATGGTTACGCCCCTTGTTTGCTGCTCGCAGTCTGCTGTGCCTTGTGATTCACGATGATGCTGAAAGTAAGCACCCAGTGCTGGACTTGATCAAGTCACGAGTGAGATGCATACCGGAGTACGACCTGCAAACGTTGATACAATCGACGGACGAGATGGAAAATTTTCCATTGGCCGTAACGTTGCGAGACCAGACCGCCCTTTGTCTACCTTCTCGCACACGTATATGGCAGTTGCCGGAAGGGCAACTGATTCCTCGACGGGAAAGAGAATCGTTCTCCAGTCTGGAAAGCTTCCTGTTAGGCCCATATCAGTGGGTACTCCGGTATCCGGCACGACTCAAGACTGGGGCTTTGTTGGAAATCAGCGATGATAATCGTCTGAAAGGCAATCTAGCCCACGCGCTTTTCGAAGCCTTCTTTAGCCGGCCTGAGCATGCTGCGCTTCATAGCCTTTTGCTCAGTGATGTGCGCGAGTGGTCCCGTTCGGCACTAAATGACCTTATTGCGACTCGTGGGACAGTGCTGCTGCTTCCAGGTCGTATGGCTGAGCGAGAGCGCTTCATTGAAGATAGCACTGAGGCGCTGGTAGCCCTTGTTCAACACTTACAAGCAGGCGATGTTGTCAGCGTACAGCTTGAGTCCGAGCAGGATGGAACCTTCACCGGCGGCAAACTCGCAGGTGTGCTGGATATGATAACAACTCGACGTGATGGGCGAGAAGCCGTTATCGATTTGAAATGGGCGGGTGCAAAGTACCGTCGAGAATCGCTTCGAGAAGGTACTTGTCTACAGTTGGCTATCTACGCTCAGCTTCGGCTACAAGACAGCGGACGAATGCCGGACGTTGGCTATTTCGTTATTTCGAGCCGAGAACTACTGATGTTTGACTCTGACTATTTCCCACAAGCGGAATCGATTCGTCCTGAGAATAACGAAGGTTTACTGCAGATCTGGCAGCGACTCGAAACAACTTGGAAACAGCGCCGGCAACAGTTGGACCGGGGAATGATCGAGGTGAATGTCAGCGGTACAGAACCGTTGGGAGCGTTTCAGCTAGATGAAAATGCTTTGACGGTTCCGGATACCTTTGAATCATTTAACGAGTTTGTAGCGTTGGTAGGATGGGAGGCCGAAGCGTAA
- a CDS encoding DUF262 domain-containing protein: MEANARNLERIFDSTVSYQIPLFQRPYVWKEESNWLPLWEDILSLLERQLNEGRCRTHFLGAVVLEQLNNASGSIETRQVIDGQQRFTTLQLFMIAVRDLCRPAENDKYFERFNDLVTNKANKVDLALEVYKVWPTNSDREAFELVHRSGSDETIKAALQADPQLSSQSHQIIGGYQYFYGVLRNWLAGDLDNEDYSNKDISVDDRLDALWQVVRNALQLVVIDLDRDDESQVIFETLNARGTQLLSADLVKNYLFRRAQGEGQEIEPLYEDYWKAFDAKFWRKEIKQGRLKRPRIDLFMQHYLTLMMREEIRPTHLFESFKHYVQDLELDAPEAPLGYGEDSVEPLTIHPCDTRGHLESLDRYARAFKSFVQPDVGSRLAHFLHRLEAVDTATVYPLLLLAGNKLLPTQHEEFDKLLYVLESFLMRRMICCLTTKNYNRLFLDAIKFMGRSGVVSAAVLAEFLKNSRGGDSVRFPDNDELSHAIKINPLYKRLRQYKLRAVLEALDMAMHDKKSEQLPLPDGLTIEHIMPRIWLENWSIPELDAEHPERKVAFVQNRNHALHTLGNLTLITGSLNPALSNGTWHQKRPELVKYSKLNLNRYFHRPSDPEATDELAEWNEEAIAKRAEHLSELAIRVWPY, encoded by the coding sequence ATGGAAGCCAATGCCCGCAATCTGGAACGTATTTTTGATAGCACCGTTTCATATCAGATCCCGCTGTTTCAGCGCCCTTATGTCTGGAAAGAGGAAAGCAACTGGCTACCGTTGTGGGAAGATATTCTCAGCCTGCTTGAGCGCCAATTGAATGAGGGCCGATGCCGCACGCACTTTCTGGGGGCTGTGGTGCTGGAGCAGCTTAACAATGCTTCAGGCTCGATCGAAACACGCCAGGTTATTGATGGGCAGCAACGCTTTACTACCCTGCAGCTGTTTATGATTGCGGTACGTGACCTCTGTCGACCGGCTGAAAATGACAAGTACTTCGAGCGCTTCAACGACTTGGTAACCAACAAGGCAAACAAGGTGGATCTCGCCCTAGAAGTCTACAAGGTTTGGCCTACCAATAGCGACCGTGAGGCCTTTGAATTGGTCCACAGGTCAGGCTCTGATGAGACCATCAAGGCGGCTCTGCAAGCGGATCCACAACTGAGTTCGCAGTCTCACCAGATAATTGGCGGCTACCAGTACTTCTATGGCGTTCTGCGCAACTGGCTTGCTGGCGATCTGGATAATGAAGATTATAGCAACAAGGATATTTCAGTCGATGATCGGTTGGATGCACTTTGGCAGGTCGTGCGCAATGCGCTGCAGCTTGTCGTTATCGATCTGGACAGGGATGACGAATCCCAGGTGATATTCGAAACCTTGAATGCCCGTGGTACCCAGCTCCTCTCGGCGGATCTCGTCAAAAACTATTTGTTCCGTCGAGCGCAGGGGGAAGGTCAGGAGATCGAACCGCTTTATGAAGACTACTGGAAGGCGTTTGACGCTAAGTTCTGGCGAAAAGAGATCAAGCAAGGGCGTCTTAAACGGCCCCGTATCGACCTCTTTATGCAGCACTACCTGACTTTGATGATGCGAGAAGAAATTCGCCCAACTCATTTATTTGAGTCGTTCAAACATTATGTCCAGGACCTAGAGTTGGATGCTCCTGAAGCGCCTTTGGGCTATGGGGAGGATTCTGTTGAGCCATTAACAATACATCCCTGTGACACCCGGGGGCATTTAGAGTCACTCGACCGCTACGCTCGCGCATTCAAGTCCTTCGTGCAGCCAGATGTAGGATCTCGCTTGGCGCATTTCCTGCATCGCCTGGAAGCTGTCGATACCGCGACGGTCTATCCACTGTTGCTGCTTGCAGGAAATAAGCTATTGCCTACCCAGCATGAGGAGTTCGACAAGCTGCTTTATGTGCTTGAGTCCTTCCTGATGCGCCGCATGATCTGCTGTCTGACCACCAAGAACTATAACCGTCTGTTTTTGGATGCCATCAAGTTCATGGGCCGCAGCGGCGTAGTAAGCGCCGCTGTTCTTGCTGAATTTTTGAAAAATAGCAGAGGTGGGGACAGTGTTCGTTTCCCTGATAATGATGAGCTCAGCCATGCGATAAAAATCAATCCTCTCTATAAGCGCCTTAGGCAGTACAAACTGCGAGCAGTACTTGAGGCCTTGGATATGGCAATGCATGACAAGAAAAGTGAACAGCTTCCCTTACCTGACGGGCTGACAATCGAACATATCATGCCGCGAATCTGGCTGGAGAACTGGTCAATTCCGGAGTTGGATGCGGAGCATCCGGAGCGTAAGGTGGCCTTTGTTCAAAACCGCAATCATGCGTTACATACACTGGGCAACCTGACGCTGATCACTGGCAGCCTGAACCCTGCACTGTCCAATGGTACCTGGCACCAGAAACGTCCGGAACTCGTGAAGTACAGCAAGCTGAATCTTAATCGCTATTTCCACAGGCCTTCAGATCCAGAGGCTACGGATGAGCTGGCCGAGTGGAATGAGGAAGCAATAGCGAAGCGTGCTGAACATCTTTCCGAATTGGCGATTCGTGTGTGGCCATATTGA